The segment AGTTATCAGCTTCCTTTGTTTCAGTAGTTCTTCTTCTCCCGGTTATCAGAGTGCTCTTTTTGATCTCTTACCGATTTCTCTTTGACTCTCTTAGCTTTCTCAGAACCATCCCACACAACATCACTCTTGGATGCTTTCCTAACCTTTCAATACCTGCCAGTATGTTTGACTGTTAAGACTATAACAGTTCACTAGTTACTCTGTCTCtaccggttagaccctctcaccggttcAACCTACTAACACACACTCTAACTCTCTGAGAAATAACTCTTAGGTAGATAGTCTTTCTTCTTGCTCGAGATCTATTTCCTCTTACACCTCGCATCTagcatcaatcatcttcaatcttgagtTCACATGTATATTTCTGAATGTTCCCGCCAAAGGCAACATTCAAATGGTGGTGTGCTAGGGTTTTCCTCCACCAACTCAATCCGTATCAAATCTGATTAGATCTTCTTTTTTGGAATGATGATCTGCATGTCATCAATCAACACCACCAACACCTCatcttccaatgtgcattttctatattttGATGTCTGCAACATGCTCTTTTGCATTGTTGTGTCAACCACCATTAATGGCTCGGTTGTTTCCTTCGGCAAACGAGTACAAAGATCAGATCATCTTGCAAGGCTAGTTCAATCACCTttccaccttgtcttccttgagccgcaaAATTATACCATCCTCCCATGATTTGCATGTTCTTCATTAATGCTGACCTTCTTGTTGACTACTACGTCGATaaatacttcaccgacctctgcgtgCTCACCACCTAATTTCCACCTATCATCCAtgttgacatccacctatgctcagttTGCAATGTCGGTTTGGCATCATCTTCAGTCTactatgtcgatttgacatccttcaccgaccaagactaactaccggttcaactcaccttatcggtataacctaacttcatcggtggaccttcatacctgctgaACTCTTCTTTGCTGGTGGATCatcttggccttccatcaaacatgttggtccatctactaagtccatttaccggtagcattaaacttctctgtgtataccagttcacatccttctattcttctttgcttgcttgctTTTCCTTGTTGGTGGTCTTGCTTTATcgatagatgatgcatttcatgtgtaccggtaacataCCTTTTTGTCTGCTTACacacatattggttgacatcatcatgtcttacttcacccataccggtcaccactatTTACTCATTGGTGACCATGCcacacctattgacatcaatgacaacctaatgccaacaagcCATTCTTAATGTTGTGTATTGTGGGCCCTGGTTTTGTGTtaagtgttgtctctatcatgttcatatCAAACCTCTGATAGTGATTGTAAGGGAGGACACCGCGAAGAAGTGCACTAGACATATTGAGAAATTCTATAATACTAATGTTGGTTGAGGTAATGGAACATGTTTTCCAAGATGAAATGCATTCGTAATTTTCTAGAATATGTGAAATGTTGGAGAGAAGTGTGTTTAGATTAAAGAAATTTGTACTATATGCAATAGATAAATGTTAATGGACTGCAGATTGTCTGTCTTCAATGAATGCTTATGTATGCTTCATgtataactatttaatagaagtGCCTATGCATAATTTACTAAGTGAAGAGTGCATCGAGTGTTTGTAACACATATTGAGGTCTCTTCTTCTCTTTAGTTGAGACTATGTTGTGCTTCGTGCTTAGTGCTTTTGGTGTAGAGATTGAGATGTTTTATATGCCATGAATCTTGTTTTCTCTTTTTATGAGTATGGACTATGGATTTTGGATATTGTATGATATCTTAATTGTGATCAAATTTGAGAAACATATCCAGAGAAACATTCCACTCATTTAGATGTATGATGTGACTTCTTTGGTAATATAGAGGAGTGTGTACATGTTCGATATCGTGTAAAATGTATGTCTATCTTCCTTATTGTGTATATGTTAAATAAGTGTTGTCATGCTTGAAAGTGTAAGTTATTGTGATTTGTGTTTTATGGATACTAACTTGGTGATGATATTTATGATTGAAATTTTTATCCTACAAGAATGTTGTAGAAATAATGGTCTCTTGAAGGTATTTGAGTAAATTAGTATGCTTATTGTAGTTAGTAAAAAGTGATGTATCTTGTTGCATCTCTTAAATAGTGCATTATTCTGAATGAttgaagaagataaaggaaaaccCTTGTTGTTACTATCTTACTTTAAGTTAGGAAAATGATTAGACTAAGATGTTTTTATCGGttaatgaatcctaaaatgaggaGATTAGCTATGTTGTTTGTATTTATCCTAAAGGAAAGGTATAATTTGGTATCATTCAAATAAAGTTTCAGGACTAATGTGAGTAAGTTTTCATCCTAGCTTTGTGACTTCCAGGATTAATTCAAgtcttgggggggaggatgtagtgtgcTTCCCTGATTCATCCTTATGATAGGTTATGTTAGATATTTATGGACTTGTTTGTGTTCTTGATACTCCTTGCTTCTTGAATCACTCTTTATATTGATATTCTTCTTGACATTAGTGTATTCATTACGATTactatgatgatgttgattctatacACTAGATTAATTATTGATGTTAGGTCATTATTAGCTTCAAAATTATTCACTATTTAGGAGATGTGGTTCATATTtattgcttatgatgatttatcatgtaCTAACAGTAATTCAGTGTATGCATTAGATATAAATGATGTTGATGTCATTTTTTACATGTATGTCTTCGCTATAATAACTTACTATTGTGGATGTGAAAgagacaatgtcacatcactcatataTGAGTGGGGTGTGATGTTGCAATTGTCTTTCACCTATTTGTTTATCTTATGGTTATGTATATATTGTGTATACATGTTTGGTGTTATGCAAGATGCATGTACtaggcattgactccacctggtctaataggtctgagtgtgcctttaATCCCAATTGCAGTTGATCAAAGGTAACATTAAAACCCTACCATATCCTAACCCTAGTAAGTGTCTTATCTAAGTTCCAATGTTCTTGGTCTAGAGTCATCTTGATAGGGTTTGTGTGGTTTGATGTATgttgtgttttatttaatttaattgttgATTTGATGTTATTAGTTGTGGTGATTAATAAATCTATTATAATGTATAGCCCTGTGTGtgagtaaataattattcatgtgggAATATTGTAAGTCTCATATTATtgtattgaaaatattttttcgattataatatattagtatttttatttggtGGGAATGATttgtgatttattatttattatttgatgtttATTTGGGAGTTGTGATTAGTAATGgttctaattttctttttattaCAAATGTTGTGTTTCAATAATGTCATTAGGATACCCCGGGGGATAGAAGTTAGACGTTGTGAGTTTGTTTTTGCTTGTGCTTAATGTTTTGCAATCATTTTAATTAGTTATATGCATCTTCTTTAGGTTTTAATGTGatgttgtatctctttaaaaaaaaataatctcTAAGTTGTCTAGCTAGGATGTTCGTTGGCTAAATTCTCTAGGGTTTCTTGACGAgtgttacatatacatatatatatttacatagacGTATGTAAATAGCCCaaagtatatgtgtgtgtgtgtgtgtgtgtgtgtgtgtatgcatatactATGTACACGCACACACACACTTTAGTGGCCTATACAATGTCTTTCACGTGTCTTCTATAATTTATCCCCATGCTTTGATTTGGCATTTTCATCTTCCTCATCCCTAGATCTTTATATCACTCATATGTGAATtatcaatgtattaaattctttcCATACATGTCTTTCATATGTTTTTCatacttttttaatatttataccttttaaatattatttaagcaCAATGTATTATATTTAAGGCTCATATAACCATGTGTGGACCTGTGATGACACTAATGATATGTACAATATCTCACAATATTCTACCAACAACTATCATTAGACAAATAAGAGTTGTAGGTGCTAAAGCCCTAATATTGCTTTGAATAGAATTGGAAATACTAGAACATGATCAAACCCTTGGATAGAATCATTGTTTTGATTTTGTCCTAGGTTTGCATCTTCTCAAAATTCAATTATCTTAACCTTTTGTTAGTAATCTAGTTCTATTTTAGTTTGTAACTTACTCTCATTATGTGTCACTAGTTATTCCAATTCAACACATGTTTTATTTCAATCTTTATTAGCTTGAATTAGTCAATTAATCAAATTCAACTCCATGTATCTAGAAAGCGAtctacatttattgattttattaacAATTTAGGTATTTCGAAGGGTGGTTTTATTTCCCCTCAATTTGtaaatagataaatatttttaaaaaataggtttaattaatataataacTAATACAATTTGATTAACATAATTTAGAGTTGTGATAATTATGTGACATACTTACAAAACCTAGGAATTATGATAAGTGTAAAGGCAATTAATTTTATTgtttgattgtgagtttttttattattttgatattcGCTTTTGAACTGTAGTTCAAAATTGCTTAATATTAGATGTATTGGAAGCAAAATGATGAaatatgaatcaaaacattcttaaAATTTGCATGAGGTCGATTTCTTGATACAAATTTAAACTTTTTCTCAAGTAGAAATGACCTTTGACTAAGGATTTGATCCATATTTGTAAAAATGACCATGTTGCCTTCAAAATTTATGTACATACAAATATTTTTTGAACCAATGCTTGCAATTTGCAAGTGAGACGTTGTTGATGAAAACAATTTGGAGCTTGTTATGCAAGGATCTTCACTTTAGACTTGCCTTGTAACCAATTTAACACATCTAGAAAATTTTAATGATGACAAGTAATATATGCCAATGATGTTAATATGGATACAATGATGTCAGGTGACTGAAACTTCTTTTTTGATAGGTAAATAGCAGCAGAGGGGTTGCAcccatttattttgaattttttttttttttacatttgatCATGGCGTTAAGCACTAAGCCACCAAAGCCCATTAACAAGAACCAACAAAACAAATATCCAAACTAACATAATATCACCACTTGACACATTAAGCCATAAACCTCAGTACTCACCCAAGAAGACCACACCCATGAGCAGGTCTCTAAGAccacgagggcttcacttagtgaacctaggttataacaTGTGCATTCATAGTATACTAAATAATCTCCCTATTTTCagaaaatattgccctaaactccttttttgtcaccccctcctaatacaaaacctgaattaaaagcccccccaTTTTCACCAAATactgtattttttcatagcccgaattaaaaagcCCActttttcaccgataggcaatataatgtaccctcatttttgggatattaaaccccccaataggaatgcatgtgatataatattgcctagccagtgaaacTCCCGTGTATAAGACAAATTAAAAAATCTCCTCGTCCAAAATGGTGATAGACTTGTATATTAAGATTTAGGAAATTGCTTCATCTTTTGAGTGGGAGTGAAGCTGCATGTTAAATTTGAtctcatttttcttccttttcctttgaacCATTGTCCATTTTTTGCCAAGTGATAGAAACTTGATGCAATGGAATGTTATGCAATATATAGTAAAATAACTAGAAGATGATCAAATGAGGTAGGTAAGTTGCCTTTTTATACTTGATTTGAACCCCCAATATTGTTATAATTGGCATGGGAAACAATGCACAACGACTAGTTAGATGGAGCTTGCATGGGTCCaacttgaaatttaaattttaaggGTTTCCTTTTGTATCGTAGAACTAAACCAAGTTCAACTTCATTCTGATGAATCAAATTTGAGAAATGAACGAACAATGTGATGATTATGGATTGTTATAGAAGTTTTAGGATTGTGTTTGTAAGGTTCAACATataaaattaggtcaaaaaagaCACTAGAAGAGCCAAAATTATACACTAAGACCAAATACTCAAAACACCTTTATGAAATGACAAATGAATGGTATGAAGACACATAATATACTCGTTACCATAACAATATGCCCCCACTTTGGTATGGTTTAACTTATttgaaatcaaattttaaaattcattCAATTTCATAATCACTGTGGTATggtttaatatttacatttatcaGAAACATATAGTAACAAGGCTTAATAAGCTttaattacaatgcaattacaagaatGAAGCTACTAGCAAGTAGTTGAAGTAAAAGGACAATACAAAATACAAAACACTCAAAGAGTGACAGAGAGAAAGCTACAAGTCATTTCACAACTTTACAAATTTGATAATTTGTCTCTTTATACTTGATTTGGACCCTCAATTCAAACACTTTGGCATGGGAAACAATTTACAACAATTAGTAATTGTAAGGGGGTTGCATGGGCCCAATtcgaaatttaaatttcaaaagggTTGATTTTGTATTGTAGAATTGAACTAGGTTCAATTTATCTTTGCTATTTCTAGATTTGATTCTGATTTACttttttgtcatcaacatttcgaatcacattCTATGATCCATTACCAAGATGAGAGAGAGTTACAAGAGATGTTAGAATTGGTTCAATTTCACACCATTGAATTGAATTTGAGAAATGAATGGAAAATCCAATGATGATTATAGATTATCATAAAAGATTCAAAACttcattcctaagatagaaaattTGAATCATAAGAAATactaaaagagacaaaattatacATGTAAACCAAAATACTTAAAAAACACCTACATAAAGTGACAAAAATGAACGGTAAGAAGACACACTATACTTTGTAGtatttcaatttctatttgtcCTTACATTGCTCTAGTTTTAACTTATTTTCTCGAAGTCTTCCAATGTTCCTCACATTGGGGGATGAGTCCTTACCTTAGAGCGTACATCAAGTATTTGTGGCCAGCATTTAGGGGGTAGGGCTATAAATAATTAGGTGGGTTGCATAGTGCATGGTGCAACGAAAGGCCACtcatatataaaaaataatctttGATGATAGCGACGTGAGTTAAAATATTTAAACGATGCACCACTACTCTTGGGGtgtttaatatttacatttatcaGAATACGTGTAGTAACAAGGCTAAATAAGCTTTAATTATATTCGACAGTCGAGGCCCACGTGAATTCTTACAGTAATGATAATCATAGGcgtaatcataataataattaagtGACGGAGCGACATCCGTCTATTGACGGAAGAGTTGGCGTCAAGGGAGCGGATCCCCGATAAATCGTAGGAGCAAGCTGTAGCTATGGCGGAGGACTGGCAGAGGAACGGCGGATTTGATATGATTTTCACGCTTCGCAGGTACGTTAAATTAAAGAAGAAATTGATTTGACGAGATTACGGATGTTTTTAGGTGATGGTGGGGTTTGAATTGACGGATTGAGCATAATTTAGCGCATGCTCTGGTAGATGGATTGCTTTGCTCTTTGCTTGTTTTAAGAGAAATTTGACGGCAAAGGCTGCCTTAACCGGCTTTAATTTATGCTGTTTGCAGGGGACAAGAAAcggaaaagaaaaagataaatttgTGTTTTTTCTTTTGCTTTAAGTGGAAACGACTCCCGAGGCAGAttgttgaggaagaagaagactccAGGAAAAACATATATGCACAGCTTTTGTCGGTGTTGTTATACAACGGAAAATTTCATCATTTCTTCTGCAGATTTGAGCCGCTCCTGCATCTTTTTGGCTCAGAAGCGGTTGTTACAGTTTTGCATTGTCTGTGGGGGTATTCTTTGCTTATTTTGAATAGAAATAATGTTGACCTGCATTGCGTGTTCCAAGCGCTTCGATGATTCTCTCCATGAAAACCACCAGCTGGATGGCTCGAATACACCGAGGTCGCCTGCTTCGAAAGAAGCCATCAAGAATCTCACTTCTCAGGTTTTTGTTTTGATCTCTGCACTTTTTCAGTTTTTGCATCTGGTTGTGTACCCTTGAAATAGGACGATTACTGAATATTTTGAAATATGTGCAAAATCAATTGTCGAGTAGACGATCTTTGAGTTGAAAACCTAAGGGAGGTTGAAACATTTGGTAAAATCATCCAATTTTTGAATCTCTGAGCGTCTGAGATAATTTGCAGATTTACTGTGATTGGAATAACTCATTGTTAAAATATTGTCCATTAAGGTTTTTCGATTTCCTAGGTAACTGAGAATAGAACCTTTGCGATTTTGCTGTTGTTAAATCCGGAAAAAATGCCCAAAAATCGTCATATTTTTGAATCTGAGAACTTGAGGAAATGTATTTGAGTTTAGTTAAAATTTGAGGAAGTTTTTCCTTTTGCAATGTGAGGAACATGTTCATATCTTCAGATTTTGAGTGGATGAAACTCCTAAGTTTTAAATCTTTACCTGGTTGCAAAATTTTACCCTTTGTTTTTGCCTTATATGAAATGTGCCGAGTCCGCATAAAATCTGCACTAGCGGAAGCGTTATTTTACACTTTTTCTTATCTTAGGAGATGAAATGTGACGAGTCAGCATAAAATCTGCAAAAGAGGGATTGTTATTTTAATTTACAAAAATTTGGTTGACATTTGAAATTTATGTCGAAATCCTCAGTCTGAACTTTTCAAGTTCTCTAGAAATCTGAATTAATCTCTAATCTGAGAACAGTACATTGTTTCTTCTTATGTGAAACTTGACTCAGATGTAAACTGCTAACCCTCTTTCAGATCAAAGACATGGCGTTGAAATTCTCGGGAGCATACAGGCACTGTAAACCGTGCGCCACGTCAAGCGTTTATCGTAAGGGAGTGCCACAGCATTCTCTGGAGGTGGACGATGCATCAGAAGGAACGCAATATGGCTACCGCGTCACAGGAAGCTCCAGTTCTACCCCTGCCTGGAACTTCTCCAGAGATCACGTCCTCGGCGAATACAGATTTCGAACCGCTAATTCCAGCGCCGAAGGCACCCCTAGGTTCGAATCCCCGGCCGCACGCCGCCGCGAAAACAGTAGTCGTGCCGAAGCCGTCTCCatggaagaggaagaggagaacAAAGAATGGATTGCGCAGGTCGAACCGGGGGTTCTCATCACTCTGATTTCTTTACCAGAGGGCGGAAACGACCTCAAACGTATCCGCTTCAGGTAGACTATCAAACCGGATAGAAACTTCATTACCATATTTCTATTTAAAACGCACCTTATATTAAATCAATACCGCTACAGATTTACAATACAGGTCCTTTCTTAAAAATAGCTGCATATTTGACCTATCGTCTTTGCTCTGTGATTTTATTCAAGAAATTGATTCAATATCTTCTCTGTTCTCCTGGATTTACCCTTGCAATGCCATTTTTTTGGAAGGAAAGAACGCAATGCCAAAAGAAATATCATGCCTGTCTTTGCTAAAAATTTACATACAGCTAAAATGAAAAATGTCTTCCCTATcagatttttttcttttgagatgcACTGATTTACTCATAAATTTACCTTGGGACTCACTAAACTCAGTTTCCACAAACATAAATGAGCAACCTCACCGGAACGCAGGCAACAGCTTCGTTCCGTTATCTGCTCCGCTTATACAAAAAAATGTGAAATTTCTCCTGAACGCCTTAAAATATGACTTCATATCTTGTTTCTAAAAATAAATTTGTCAGTCAAGGCTGTGCAACTACAGTATGCAGCTATGCGGGACTGTTCATTTGCATTTATTTCCTACATTAATAGTTGTTGTTGCTGTTTGAAGCCGGGAGATGTTCAACAAGTGGCAAGCGCAGCGATGGTGGTCGGAAAATTACGACAAGGTTATGGAGCTGTACAACGTCCAGCGATTCAACCGACAGACCGTGTATCTTCCCACGGGAGAAGAGGAAGAGGTAATAAAATAACcttgtttttctgttttgtgtccGTAATGGATGTTTTACATTGTGGGGATTTGAACTCGGTACCTACTTTTACTGAACAAATTCGCAGAGGGCTCATGCGGAGGAGAGTCCGGTGACGCCGCCGCTGCACAATGAGCGTTTACCTCGCAACTTCTACAGGCAGTGCAATGCAGCAGGGCAGGGCGTGGGTTACTCTTCTTCTGACTCAATGGACCAGCACAGCAGTTTGGCCGCCACGCCAAATCTCTCCAGCAAAGCGGGAAGCTCGTCCATGGACGCGGATCGATCCGACGACCTCTCGGTTTCTGCAAGCAACGTAAGTGACCAGGAGATGGAGTGGGTGGAGGAGGACGAACCAGGCGTGTACATCACCATTAGG is part of the Cryptomeria japonica chromosome 10, Sugi_1.0, whole genome shotgun sequence genome and harbors:
- the LOC131039132 gene encoding protein Brevis radix-like 1, which gives rise to MLTCIACSKRFDDSLHENHQLDGSNTPRSPASKEAIKNLTSQIKDMALKFSGAYRHCKPCATSSVYRKGVPQHSLEVDDASEGTQYGYRVTGSSSSTPAWNFSRDHVLGEYRFRTANSSAEGTPRFESPAARRRENSSRAEAVSMEEEEENKEWIAQVEPGVLITLISLPEGGNDLKRIRFSREMFNKWQAQRWWSENYDKVMELYNVQRFNRQTVYLPTGEEEERAHAEESPVTPPLHNERLPRNFYRQCNAAGQGVGYSSSDSMDQHSSLAATPNLSSKAGSSSMDADRSDDLSVSASNVSDQEMEWVEEDEPGVYITIRSLPDGARELRRVRFSREKFGEAQARLWWEENRSRIHQQYL